In Leclercia sp. LSNIH1, the genomic stretch ATTGGCTATGTCGATATCGGGCCGAAAAACGGCGAACCGGTGATCCTGCTGCACGGATGGCCGTACGATATTCAGAGCTATGCCCAGGTGGCTCCCGCGCTGGCGGCAAAAGGCTACAGAGTGATCGTCCCGTACAACCGCGGTTTTGGCACCACGCGTTTCCTCTCCTCTACCACCCCACGTAATGGCCAACCGGCGGCCATGGCGAAAGATGTGATTAACCTGATGGACGCCCTGAAAATCAAACGCGCGGTCTTTGCCGGTTACGACTGGGGCGCGAGAACGGCGGATATTGTGGCGGCGCTGTGGCCGGAGCGCGTGAAATCGCTGGTTTCGGTGAGCGGGTATCTGATTGGCAATCAGCAGGCGGGGGCGAAACCGTTGCCGCCGAAGGCCGAACTGCAGTGGTGGTATCAGTTCTACTTCGCCACCGAGCGCGGTGAGAAGGGGTATGCGGCCAACACCCACGACTTTGCGAAACTGATCTGGACCCTGGCATCCCCCGGCTGGAAATTCAGCGATGCGACCTTTAACGTCAGCGCCAAAGCGCTGGATAACCCGGATCACGTGGCGGTGACCATCAGCAACTATCGCTGGCGTCTTGGGCTGGAGCGGGGTGAAAGCCGTTACGACAGCGATGAGCAGAAGCTGGCGGCCGCACCGACCATCAGCGTGCCCACCATCACCATCGAAGGTGACAACAATGGCGCACCGCATCCGGAGCCTGCGGCGTATGCGGCAAAATTCACCGGCAAGTATCAGCATCGCACCTTTACCGGCAATATCGGCCACAATCCGGCCCAGGAAGATCCGCAGGATTTCGTCAAAGCGGTGGTGGATGCGGACAAGTTATAAGCCAGCTATGCTATTTTTTTGCCCATCGCTGAAAAACAGGAGCTTAGGGTGGAGACAACCGATCACATTCTTGTCGTGGATGATGACAGAGATATACGCGAGCTGATCGTCGATTACCTGGTGAAGTCCGGCTATCGCGCCACGGGTGCGGCCAACGGCAAGGAGATGCGCGCCGTGCTCGACAGGCAGGCCGTGGATATGGTGGTGCTGGATATCATGATGCCGGGGGACGATGGCCTCACGCTCTGTCGCCAGCTGCGCAGCGGTCAACATAAGGATCTGCCGATTTTGATGCTGACCGCGCGCCATGACGATATGGATCGCATTCTGGGCCTCGAGATGGGCGCAGACGACTATGTGGTTAAACCCTTTGTAGCGCGTGAGCTGCTGGCGCGGATCAAAGCGATACTGCGCCGGTTTCGCACGCTGCCGCCCAATCTGCAGGTGACCGAAGCCGGACGGATCATCGCCTTTGGCGACTGGCAGCTCGACACCAGAGCCCGTCATCTGCTTGACGCTACCGGCACCATCGTGGCGTTGAGCGGGGCGGAGTACCGTCTGCTGCGGGTATTTGTCGATCATCCCCAGCGCGTATTAACCCGCGATCAGCTGCTTAACTTCACCCAGGGGCGGGATGCAGAGCTGTTTGAACGTTCAATCGATCTCCTGGTCAGCCGGGTGCGCCAGCGCTTAAATGAGGATGCGCGCACACCACTGTATATAAAAACAGTACGTAGTGAAGGCTATGTCTTTTCGATGCCCGTCAGCATTATTGAGGCCAAAGAATGAGGCTCTGGCCGCGCTCGCTTCATTACCGCCTGCTGCTGATTGTCCTGCTGGGGTTGCTGCTCGCCAATGGTCTGAGCCTGACGCTGGTGCTGGCCGAGCGGATGAGCAGCGCCCGGCACGTGATGCTCGGCAATCTGGAAGATGATGTTTCCACCAGCGTGGCGATTCTGGATCGACTGCCGGCCAATGAACGGGCGCAGTGGCTGCCGCGTCTTGAGAGGGGCAACTATCGTTATCTGTTGGGGCCAGGTGAGCCGGGGGCACCTCCGGCCGATGCCCGTTCACGGGATGCAGTCCGGACCCTGACGGAGACGCTCGCAACCCACTATCCGCTGCGCTTCACGGCGGTGCCGGGGCCGGTTTCGCACATTCAGGCCCACCTGACGCTAAGCGACGGCTCGCCGCTGACGCTGGATCTCACCCCCCGCATGCCCCCGGTCGCCCGCTGGCTGCCGATGGTCTTTGTGATCCAGCTTTTGTTGGTGGTGATCTGCGCCTGGCTGGCGGTGCGCCAGGTGGTGCGGCCCTTTACCCACTTTACCCGGGCAGTGGACACG encodes the following:
- a CDS encoding alpha/beta fold hydrolase; this translates as MMNKLAYSTLALTLSFATVSACQAEAAGSDYHAAFKQIHQIDAGDLNIGYVDIGPKNGEPVILLHGWPYDIQSYAQVAPALAAKGYRVIVPYNRGFGTTRFLSSTTPRNGQPAAMAKDVINLMDALKIKRAVFAGYDWGARTADIVAALWPERVKSLVSVSGYLIGNQQAGAKPLPPKAELQWWYQFYFATERGEKGYAANTHDFAKLIWTLASPGWKFSDATFNVSAKALDNPDHVAVTISNYRWRLGLERGESRYDSDEQKLAAAPTISVPTITIEGDNNGAPHPEPAAYAAKFTGKYQHRTFTGNIGHNPAQEDPQDFVKAVVDADKL
- a CDS encoding response regulator, translating into METTDHILVVDDDRDIRELIVDYLVKSGYRATGAANGKEMRAVLDRQAVDMVVLDIMMPGDDGLTLCRQLRSGQHKDLPILMLTARHDDMDRILGLEMGADDYVVKPFVARELLARIKAILRRFRTLPPNLQVTEAGRIIAFGDWQLDTRARHLLDATGTIVALSGAEYRLLRVFVDHPQRVLTRDQLLNFTQGRDAELFERSIDLLVSRVRQRLNEDARTPLYIKTVRSEGYVFSMPVSIIEAKE